The Clostridium felsineum DSM 794 region TACTTTACGATATAGTGAAATCAGAAAAGAAATGACAAACATAACAGATGCTGTTTTGGCATCTACTCTTAAGGAATTAATTGCAGATGACATTGTTAATAGAAAGTCTTTTGATGAGATTCCACCACGTGTAGAGTACTGCCTTACGGATAAAGGTATTTCTGTAATTCCTATTTTACAGAGTATTTGCAGCTGGTCTGGGGCTTATCATAAAGAAGATAATGAACATACAATGGCACAATGTAAAAAATGTGACTATAAATAATCAAGGGAGGTATTTATAATAATGATTAACTACACTTATGAAAAAAAGTTCACACAAGATGAGGTACAGCAATTATTTTTATCTGTTGGCTGGGTATCTGGTCAATATCCCAGTAGGTTGTATAAAGCATTAAAGAATTCTTCTACGGTTTTAACCGCTTGGGATGAAAATAAACTAGTAGGGCTTGTGCGTGTGTTAGATGATAGTGAAATGGTAGCATATATGCATTACGTTTTAGTGAATCCAGCTTATCAAGGTCAAAGAATTGCTGGAACAATGATTGAAATGATTAAAGAAAAATATAAGAATTATTTATATATTGAAATTATGCCAGAAGAAAGTAAAAATGCAGCTTTCTATGAGAAATTTGGCTTTAAAATTATGACAGATGGAGTGGCAATGCAGCTTTGCAATTTTAATGATAAATACTAAGTAATTTAAATTGCTAATTATATGATATTATTGCAACAGTTTGTAAAATATGACGTGATTCTACATAGTATTTTTATTTGCTAAATTCAAAAAAGGTTGACATTAATACATATTTACGTATATTATAATAAAGCAAGTTTAAAAATTTAATACTCTTTGTTAGGTGAGGTTACTACATAGATATACGCTACTGCCCAAAAATGTCGAGAGACGCCAATGGGTCAGCAAGTACTGCCGAATTAAGGCTTTATTTAATGTAGCTGACGGCCTTCATATTTTTATGAATGGCTATGTTCAAAGCTGTGTAGTGCTAAAACTAAACGAATGGAGAAAATAGATGTTTTTTTGTGTCGAGCATAAATCTCTTCATTCTTTGTGATGGAGGGATTTTTTTATTTTAAAAATAGGAGGTGGTTACCTATGGACGATGATCCTGAAAATAATATATCTAAAAATAAAATGTTAATTGTTATTAAAGGTAACTACCCTTTAAATAACAATGACTAAGGGAGGCCATTGTTATGGAACTAAAAAACCTTATTAGTAATATTAATTCACCCTATATCGAATTAATTTTCAAAAAATTCAATACCTCATTAAACGGAATAAGTGAAGAAGAAGCTGTAACTAGATTACAAAAATACGGTTTAAATGGGGTACGGCAACGATTCGTGTAAAAAAGACCTCCTACGGGTACAGCCGACATACATGTAAAAACCGGCCACATGATGGAAGTAATATCCATTATATGACCTTTTCTTGTTTCATAGGTATGGAAATAGTCATATCTATTTCCTTTGGTATATTTTTCAAGTCAATCACATAATCACCAAATCGTTTTATGTGTCTAGTAAGATATGGACTAAGCGCTGCTACATCTGACTTGGTAAACTCTACTCCATTAGCTGATAGTTCTTTTAATATATACGTCATGTCCACAACATTTTGAAGTATTACTGCATTGGATACAAGATTATTATATTTAATTCTTTTTTCTTGTTCATCAGGATCATTTTCGGAAATAATGACTTCACCACCGAATGAGAAATATTTAGAAAACCCATTATATTATTCCATTTTATTCGTGGTTGATGTAATCTGTTGACGCATTTCAATATCGGAAATATATTCCAAAAGAAAAATGGTTCGAATTACTCTGCCTAGTTCTCTAAATGCTTGATAGAGCTTGTTTTTATGACTATACTTCATTGTGACAGTTTTCATATAAACCTTGTTTTTGTAGAGTTTATAAGTTTATAAAAACAGTATTTAATGGTATAATATTGCTAATCAGTAAGTCGTATCTGTGAGAAAATGCGAAGTAAAGATTATTTATTAATAACTTTGAATCTATTTGCTTTCAAAATTCTCCCTCAGTATCTGTATAAATAATGACATTGCAGGACTAATCCACTTGTTCTTATGATAAGCGTATATTGCTGTGATTTTGGTATCAGAGCAACCTGCCTCAAGTTCTTTTAATTTCCCATTTTTCAGTTCTTCTTCTACTGTAAAACGAGGCAAGAAAGAAATTCCTAAATTACTTGCAACACATTTTTTTATTGCTTCAATGCTCCAAAGTTCAATTGTGTTATCTAAGAGTATATTGTTAACACGAAAATAATTTTCAAGTATTTTTCGATTAATGGATTCATCCTCATTAATAATAAGACTTGTATTTATTTCTTGATTTGGTGTGCAAAAATCAAATTTATTTTGTTCTAATCGAGGTGAACATATTAAAGTTAAAGTGAAATCAGCTAGTTTAACAGTAATCAAACTATCATTTTTACTTCCCACATCGTACATTAAACCGAGGTCTGCTTCACCCTTCGATAAGATATTTTTTATGTCAAGGCAATTGAGTGAAATGATAGAAAGTTTTACATTAGGAGCTTTTTCTTTAAACAAGCTCAACACATTTTGTAATTTATAAGACATCAGTGATTCTGCAACTGCAATTTTCAATTCTCCTGTAATCTTATCGCCAAATTTACCAATACTCTCAATTTTTTTTACTGTATCAAGTAATTCGTTTGCATAAGGTATTAATTCTTTACCTGAAGTTGTTAAGACCATGTTGCGACCAATTTTTTCAAATAGCTTGATTGAGAGTTCTTGTTCTAATTGTTGAATTTGTGAGGTGACTGTGGATTGAGTATATCCTAATTTCATTGCTGCATTTGAAAAACTACCTTCTTCTATAATACTTTTAAAGGTTTTAAAATGCCTAATATCCATTAATTTCACTCCAATCTTCATATTAAGTTATGATATATTAAAAAAATCGAATTGTCAATTCGGATATATCAATTTTACAAATATATAGTTCTTTGATAGTATAAGTGAAAGGAGTGTTGAAGAAATGAATTCATTAGCAGAACAAATAAAAAGTGCAGCACTTCATATGGGCTATGAAAAGTGCGGTATTATTAAGATATCTGATATGTTAGGTTATGAGGAAAAACTTAATGAACGAATTGAGCGCATTCCAGAAGTAAAGCCATATTATGAAGATTTTTATTCTTTTGCTCACCCAGAAGATACTTATCCATGGGCAAAATCAATCGTTATTTGTGCAAGGCAATATGGAAAATACTATATTCCTGAACACTTAAAAGGCATGATAGCTAAATACTATTTGGTAGATAGTAGAACAGACGAGAATTCTGAAAGTTTTCAAGATAGTTTGAAATTTGAAAAACATATGCAAGATATAGGAATAAAAACTGCTACTGACAGGAAATTTGGTATTACTGCATTACGATTTGCAGCATTGAAAGCTGGAATTGGATTAGTGCGTAAAAATAATTTTTTTTATACGGAATCGGGTTCATGGGTATATTTAGAAGCATGGTTAATTGACAAGGAGTTAGAATCAATCGAAATACCAACACTGAAGAAATGTTCTGAATACTGTAATATATGCATTAAATCATGTCCAACATCTTCTTTATCTGAGCCTTATACTATGAATCGCTCATCTTGTATATCCTGTCTTACTACATGGGAAGGATGGGATATGCCTAATGAAAAATACAAGGAGCAAATAGGAGATTGGGTTTATGGGTGCGATGTTTGCCAAGATGTTTGTCCTATGAATAAAAATCGTTGGAAAGAAACAGAACAGTTTCCTTTTTTGCGAGAATTAGGTGAACAAATATCATTAGAAAAAATACTGAAAATGGACTACACATTTTTAGAGAATGTAATGCAACATAAGTTTTGGTATATTCAAAAGACAGATGTTTGGAAATGGAAAACTAATGCAATTAACGCAATGGTAAATGATTATAAGCAACAGTATAGAGAATATATTTTGGACGCTTGTAACGATAGTAATGCAAAGGTAAGAAAAATGGCAGAGTGGGCAATTCAAAAGCTGAATCTGCTATAGATATTTTGCTTTTAATATATATTTTAGGAGAAAGATTTCTATGAACAATTTAGTGGCATTTATGACTTATACACTTTTAACTGCAATTACACCAGGTCCAAATAATATTTTAGCAATGTCAAATACCAGTAAGTATGGATTAAAAAGAAGTATGAGATTAATTCAAGGCATCTTTTTTGGTTTTCTTTCCGTAATGACATTGTGCAGTCTTTTTAGTGTAATGCTTGTTAATATAATTCCAACAATAAGACCTGCTATGAAATATGTGGGCGCAGCATATATTTTATGGCTAGCATGGAATATTCTAAAAAGCAAACCGCAAGAAGGTGCTGAAAATGAAGAAAAAGCAAACAGTTTTTTGACAGGTTTTTTTCTACAATTTTTAAATGTGAAAATTATTTTATACGGTATAACAGCTATTTCTACATTTATTACACCTTATTACAGTTCTCCCTTTTCAATGGGAGGGTTTACATTAATAATCACATCAATCGGATGTGTTGGAACGTTTATTTGGGCTATCTTTGGTTCAGTATTTCAGAGAGTATTTAAAAATTATAGCAATAGTATTAATATAATAATGGCATTGCTTTTAGTTTATTCTGCAATTACCTTAATAATATAAGATTTAAAATTTATGTTATAATGTTAAAAAGACAAATTCTAATTTGTCTGAATGAATAAAATAAGTATAATGTATGAGTGATTTAATGCACATTTTTCTTATATCACGTAGCAGCAACCCTGATTTACATATACTGAATGATTAACAAAACAAGAACCGGTCAAACTATGGAAGTAATATCCATCATGTGGCCGGTTTTTACATGTATGTCGGCTGTACCCGTAATTACTAAGTCTACGTAAAATTGCAGATGCGGTGATTTTACCAGCTTTTATTGAAAGAATAACTCTTAGCATATCAGGTAAAAATGTTTTTATAAGTTCCCAATTTATAGTATCAGAAAACAAATCATTTATATGTTTATAAATTTTAGTTGAATCTGGGTTGTAAAATTTTAAATCCTTCCAATTTCTAATACGAGGCATAAGATTAATACCAAGAAGATATGAAAATGCAAATACAGGAGAATTTTGACCTTGGGTATCAGCATGAATAGTGTCAGGTCTAATATCTGATTCATTTTTTAAAAGGCCATCAAGTATGTATACTGCTTCCCATACACCACATGGAATAAAATGACCAAATAATGTTATATATGTATCTGAAACATGATAATAGCCAATTCCACCATAACCACCATATCGGATATGATACTCAGATAAAAGATTTTCTTCATATATATCCCACTTTGTGCCATCAGCAGCAACTCTATTGCCAGTTCCCCAATACTTAGGAAGTGTAAACCAATTATATGAATTTACAACTGATTTAATAGCTGAATTTAGTTTATCTTCATCAATATGTCTTTGATTAATCCACGCTACTTGTTTACGATTTAAGTTGTCAAGAGAACTTGCAGTTTGAGTTGGTCCTAGGTTGCATCCATAGCAAAAGGTTGTAGTCAAATACCTTTAAATAGCATTTTCTAATTTCCATTCACATCCTGAAGCAGACCTAAAAAATCTAGTCCAATTCAACCAATATTCTGTGTCAGCAAGCATATCTAATATATTTTTAGAGGCTAAGTGATCAGCAATATATGTTTCTAAAAATTTCAATTTACTTGGTTCTTTTTTCTTCTTTAATTTATGTAAAATTGGCTCTCCATTTTTAATTTCGAGGTATTGATTCGTTGGAAAGGATTTATCTGTTTCATTAATTTCAGATTGCAACCAATTTTTTGTATGGTTTATAAATTCATCACTTTTTAAAGGAAGTCCAACTTGTTCACTATACAAGTCAATAGAATTATTATATTCTTCCCAGCTAATTAACTGATTACGATAATCAGAGAAATTACTACTTCCTTCCACATATAAATCTCCAGACTTTAAGTCAATCATAATTTGAGAAAATAAACATAATTCAAAATGTCTTCTATTAATCTTTTCTATACAAGATGATTTTTTATTTTGTCTGGTAACAAACTTCCACCATGAATCGGGTATCCATGTAATATCTAAAAGCTCTATACGTTGTTCAGTTTCCTTATCTTTATTTATAATCTTTATTGTATCTATGAAATCTTTATTTGTGATTTTATTATTTACAATAAAATTAATTGACTTCTCTAAAGATGTATTTTGAGTAGTCGAATAAATTTTTATTGTCTTTAGTATGTTAATAAAAGCTAGCCTATGAGATTTATAAAACCTCCACATAAAAGGAAAATTATTATTTGATAATGTTGCTGTGTTTCACAATTATTTAAAACATTTTCAGCATCAGCACCTATTATTGTGTCAATAGCAGCTAATCTTTGATTAGGATTTTTATTCATCTTATAAGCTATAACAATATCCTTGAGTTTAGATATTAACTAGTCTGACTTTTTTATACTTTCAAGTTGGGATTTTTCAAGTTCTTGTTTAGCTTTTCTATTAATATTCATCATTTTTTTAATAAACATTTTTACTAAGTCATCTACAGCTGTAGTTGATTGTACAAATAGGGGTACCGCCAACATTTCCGACAATGTTGGCGGTACCCCATATAGTATTTCTGCAATTATTATCATTTAATTTCTATATACATTATTTTTATGATGTAGTAGCTGCATTACCTCATTCTGACCTCATAATAGCATTTACTATTATGTTGATAAGTTTATACAAAAAAGAAACCCTCCCCTTAAAATTGATTTTAGGAGGCTTAAAAAATTATCATAAACTTTAAATATATTATTACAGTAATTACACATACTAATTTATATCATCAATATGTGTAACCTATTTTCAAATAAACTACTCAGAACTATATGTTAACCGTATTGAAGCCTTGATTTTTAAGGCTTTATAGTTTTGCGTTCAATTCCACACAATTTCTATTATGTTAAACTCACTTTGTTCTTCTTACAACTGATCCATAAGCTGTACATGCACAAATAAATTTTCTATTTTAATATTTCTTATTAATCTAATCTGCTTTTATAGACTTATATTTTATTCCCATA contains the following coding sequences:
- a CDS encoding winged helix-turn-helix transcriptional regulator; the encoded protein is MYQHKIASDIRCPLEYGLEIFGGKWKSRIICVLSEKGTLRYSEIRKEMTNITDAVLASTLKELIADDIVNRKSFDEIPPRVEYCLTDKGISVIPILQSICSWSGAYHKEDNEHTMAQCKKCDYK
- a CDS encoding GNAT family N-acetyltransferase, whose protein sequence is MMINYTYEKKFTQDEVQQLFLSVGWVSGQYPSRLYKALKNSSTVLTAWDENKLVGLVRVLDDSEMVAYMHYVLVNPAYQGQRIAGTMIEMIKEKYKNYLYIEIMPEESKNAAFYEKFGFKIMTDGVAMQLCNFNDKY
- a CDS encoding cation-transporting P-type ATPase, encoding MELKNLISNINSPYIELIFKKFNTSLNGISEEEAVTRLQKYGLNGVRQRFV
- a CDS encoding LysR family transcriptional regulator; this encodes MDIRHFKTFKSIIEEGSFSNAAMKLGYTQSTVTSQIQQLEQELSIKLFEKIGRNMVLTTSGKELIPYANELLDTVKKIESIGKFGDKITGELKIAVAESLMSYKLQNVLSLFKEKAPNVKLSIISLNCLDIKNILSKGEADLGLMYDVGSKNDSLITVKLADFTLTLICSPRLEQNKFDFCTPNQEINTSLIINEDESINRKILENYFRVNNILLDNTIELWSIEAIKKCVASNLGISFLPRFTVEEELKNGKLKELEAGCSDTKITAIYAYHKNKWISPAMSLFIQILRENFESK
- a CDS encoding epoxyqueuosine reductase → MNSLAEQIKSAALHMGYEKCGIIKISDMLGYEEKLNERIERIPEVKPYYEDFYSFAHPEDTYPWAKSIVICARQYGKYYIPEHLKGMIAKYYLVDSRTDENSESFQDSLKFEKHMQDIGIKTATDRKFGITALRFAALKAGIGLVRKNNFFYTESGSWVYLEAWLIDKELESIEIPTLKKCSEYCNICIKSCPTSSLSEPYTMNRSSCISCLTTWEGWDMPNEKYKEQIGDWVYGCDVCQDVCPMNKNRWKETEQFPFLRELGEQISLEKILKMDYTFLENVMQHKFWYIQKTDVWKWKTNAINAMVNDYKQQYREYILDACNDSNAKVRKMAEWAIQKLNLL
- the eamB gene encoding cysteine/O-acetylserine transporter: MNNLVAFMTYTLLTAITPGPNNILAMSNTSKYGLKRSMRLIQGIFFGFLSVMTLCSLFSVMLVNIIPTIRPAMKYVGAAYILWLAWNILKSKPQEGAENEEKANSFLTGFFLQFLNVKIILYGITAISTFITPYYSSPFSMGGFTLIITSIGCVGTFIWAIFGSVFQRVFKNYSNSINIIMALLLVYSAITLII
- a CDS encoding Tn3 family transposase, coding for MTTTFCYGCNLGPTQTASSLDNLNRKQVAWINQRHIDEDKLNSAIKSVVNSYNWFTLPKYWGTGNRVAADGTKWDIYEENLLSEYHIRYGGYGGIGYYHVSDTYITLFGHFIPCGVWEAVYILDGLLKNESDIRPDTIHADTQGQNSPVFAFSYLLGINLMPRIRNWKDLKFYNPDSTKIYKHINDLFSDTINWELIKTFLPDMLRVILSIKAGKITASAILRRLSNYGYSRHTCKNRPHDGYYFHSLTGSCFVNHSVYVNQGCCYVI